In uncultured Bacteroides sp., the following proteins share a genomic window:
- a CDS encoding GIY-YIG nuclease family protein, whose amino-acid sequence MNCDDEFTALFDLPMFDNVRPLAPKATTTDRLTQSFEEVNAFYEANNREPSLDGPFDEKTLAHKLLGIRKNERNCKLMLPYDKFNLLDKPSVKTVDEEFEDILNNPYLNISKEDLSIFDVPKHLIKKQERSEADFVAQREKCEDFHLYEDSFKKVHKELNEGKRSLVKFNTQSLKEGTYYVVSGVVVLLEKILELRKDKGHYDGRTRCIYENGTESNIFLDTLRKAVYADGFVITENADADEQAFQNNFAIVKEDVQDGWIYVLRSLSKEPAISSQKNLYKIGFSTVPVEERIKNPEQEPTYLMDKVAIVSTWKTFNMKTHEFENIIHQFFSTAMFHIKVQDSNGIIFTPREWFVVPLGIIESAIKKIIDKSIVNYHYNRNLEALEELPQKEERVKSEKIDTTDWSILTLNIKQIYFNEILSGEKTIEYRDLKQSKMNAYTWVDNNDGKRYLRQFNALQGRRIKNFAPIKVHRGTLDPIRLLFFFL is encoded by the coding sequence ATGAATTGTGATGATGAATTCACGGCTTTGTTTGATTTGCCTATGTTTGATAATGTACGTCCACTAGCTCCTAAAGCTACGACAACTGACAGACTGACGCAATCTTTTGAAGAGGTGAACGCTTTCTATGAAGCCAACAATAGAGAGCCTTCTTTGGATGGACCTTTTGATGAAAAGACGTTAGCACACAAGTTACTCGGTATACGGAAAAATGAGCGTAATTGTAAGTTGATGTTGCCATACGATAAGTTCAATTTACTGGATAAACCATCTGTTAAGACTGTTGATGAGGAGTTTGAGGATATTCTCAATAATCCTTATCTTAATATCTCAAAAGAGGACCTTTCTATCTTTGATGTACCCAAACATTTGATAAAGAAGCAGGAGAGATCTGAAGCCGATTTTGTGGCTCAACGGGAAAAATGTGAGGACTTTCATTTATATGAGGATAGTTTTAAGAAGGTGCATAAAGAACTGAATGAAGGAAAACGCTCACTGGTTAAGTTTAATACTCAGTCATTAAAAGAGGGTACTTATTATGTGGTTTCGGGAGTAGTTGTTCTCCTTGAAAAGATTCTTGAATTAAGAAAGGATAAAGGTCACTACGATGGGCGTACTCGTTGTATTTATGAAAATGGTACGGAATCGAATATCTTTCTTGATACATTAAGAAAAGCTGTTTATGCAGACGGCTTTGTTATAACTGAAAATGCTGATGCTGACGAACAGGCTTTTCAAAATAATTTTGCCATAGTAAAAGAAGATGTGCAGGATGGATGGATATATGTGCTGCGCTCACTCTCTAAAGAACCGGCTATCAGTAGTCAGAAGAATTTGTATAAAATAGGATTTTCTACTGTTCCTGTGGAAGAACGGATAAAGAATCCGGAACAAGAACCTACTTACCTGATGGATAAAGTGGCGATTGTATCTACCTGGAAGACCTTTAACATGAAAACGCATGAATTTGAGAATATAATTCATCAGTTCTTCAGCACTGCAATGTTTCATATAAAGGTGCAGGACAGCAATGGAATAATATTTACTCCCCGGGAATGGTTTGTGGTACCTTTGGGAATTATTGAATCGGCAATAAAAAAGATTATTGATAAAAGCATTGTGAACTATCATTATAATCGCAATCTGGAAGCGTTGGAGGAGTTACCGCAAAAAGAAGAACGTGTAAAAAGTGAAAAGATAGACACTACAGATTGGAGCATTTTAACGCTCAATATAAAGCAAATATATTTTAATGAGATTCTATCTGGAGAAAAGACTATTGAATACCGTGATTTGAAGCAATCAAAAATGAATGCATACACATGGGTAGACAATAACGATGGGAAGCGTTACTTACGTCAGTTCAATGCCCTCCAGGGGCGACGCATTAAAAATTTTGCGCCAATAAAAGTTCACAGAGGAACCCTTGATCCCATCCGGCTGCTTTTCTTTTTCCTTTAA
- a CDS encoding ISAs1 family transposase: MSIISLCKQINDTRIDRKKEHSVESIVYIAMAAVLCGADSWNEIEEFGNSRKDFFAERISSFRNVPSHDTFNRFFSSLSPDYFERVFRYWMSEICEKYEGVVAIDGKTIRGASKCTRSNPEGESRFKLHMVSAWAAANGVTLGQVKVNRKSNEITAIPELLSALDLQNCIVTIDAMGCQKAIAKKIIDKEADYVLHVKNNQRKLYVDLRAWFEELDRNESDKNIAYSETQHAKYRTEETGHGRKEIRECFVYNHEGFEVFFKEWKGIKSIVRVTSERTIIKTGEISLEKRYYITSLGLEPQKIAEAVRAHWSVENNLHWQLDVSFGEDAGRKTGNAAQNFSLMNKIALMILKKSPRKGSIKGKRKAAGWDQGFLCELLLAQNF, encoded by the coding sequence ATGAGCATAATTAGTCTTTGTAAACAAATCAACGATACTCGTATTGACAGAAAAAAGGAACATTCAGTAGAATCGATAGTATATATTGCCATGGCTGCAGTTCTTTGTGGTGCTGATTCTTGGAATGAGATAGAAGAGTTTGGTAACTCCAGGAAAGATTTCTTTGCTGAACGTATTTCTTCTTTCAGGAATGTTCCCTCACATGATACCTTTAATCGCTTTTTTAGTAGTCTTTCACCCGATTATTTTGAACGTGTTTTCCGTTATTGGATGTCTGAAATTTGTGAAAAATATGAAGGAGTTGTGGCCATTGATGGAAAAACCATACGGGGTGCCAGCAAATGCACCCGCTCCAATCCAGAAGGAGAATCTCGTTTTAAACTTCATATGGTAAGTGCCTGGGCAGCAGCTAATGGGGTAACCTTAGGACAGGTCAAGGTAAATAGGAAAAGCAACGAGATTACGGCTATTCCTGAACTCCTTAGCGCTCTTGATCTACAGAACTGCATAGTGACGATTGATGCCATGGGATGTCAAAAGGCAATAGCCAAAAAGATTATCGATAAAGAAGCAGACTATGTTCTTCATGTAAAAAACAACCAAAGAAAACTGTATGTCGATTTACGGGCATGGTTTGAAGAGTTGGACAGAAATGAGAGTGATAAAAATATAGCATATAGTGAAACTCAACATGCCAAATACCGGACGGAGGAAACAGGACATGGACGCAAAGAAATCAGGGAATGCTTTGTATACAATCATGAAGGATTTGAGGTGTTTTTTAAAGAGTGGAAAGGAATAAAATCAATAGTAAGAGTTACTTCAGAAAGAACAATCATTAAGACAGGGGAGATATCTTTAGAAAAGAGATATTATATAACTTCCTTAGGTTTAGAGCCTCAGAAAATAGCAGAAGCAGTACGAGCGCACTGGTCTGTGGAAAACAATTTGCACTGGCAGTTAGATGTTTCCTTTGGAGAAGACGCCGGAAGAAAAACAGGAAATGCTGCCCAGAACTTTTCATTAATGAATAAGATAGCACTTATGATACTAAAGAAAAGTCCAAGAAAAGGCAGCATTAAAGGAAAAAGAAAAGCAGCCGGATGGGATCAAGGGTTCCTCTGTGAACTTTTATTGGCGCAAAATTTTTAA
- a CDS encoding type II toxin-antitoxin system HicB family antitoxin, with amino-acid sequence MEKNENKILVEVSYTGNNYSAYLPILPGCITTGETIDELKKNIKEIVPFHLEGMRESGEQVPEELNSEYEFTYNLSVEALSAELLSQT; translated from the coding sequence ATGGAAAAGAACGAAAATAAAATATTGGTAGAGGTGTCGTATACAGGAAATAACTATTCAGCATATTTACCAATCCTTCCAGGATGCATTACAACGGGAGAAACTATAGATGAACTTAAAAAGAACATCAAGGAAATTGTTCCGTTTCATTTAGAAGGCATGCGCGAATCAGGCGAACAGGTTCCCGAAGAATTAAATAGTGAATACGAATTTACATATAATCTTTCAGTTGAAGCGTTGTCTGCCGAATTACTGAGCCAGACATAA
- the aldA gene encoding aldehyde dehydrogenase: MKNLKMFINGKFVENASDKWINVLNPSTEEVISLMPDGSADDVKTAIDAAEKAQPEWEKIPAVERGRYLRIIASGIRKREAELTDIIVREGGKTQALANVEVLFTADYMDYMAEWARRYEGEIIQSDRPKENIFLFKKPIGVTTGILPWNFPFFLIARKAAPALLTGNTIVIKPSQLTPENAYVFAQIVEESGLPAGVLNIVFGKGSVVGHELAANPKVGMVSLTGSVDAGRQTMAAASTNITKVSLELGGKAPAIVMNDADIDLAVKCIIASRVINTGQVCNCCERVYVHKDIKDEFQEKVIAAMKKVTFGDPSKIKELDMGPLIDANSLKSVQDKVDKAVKQGAKIACGGKKIDKKGYFFEPTVLTDVTHDMDIAHEETFGPVLPIIEFTDLDKAIEWANDCEYGLTSSVYTKNLNTALKLVRGLKFGETYINRENFEAMQGFHAGWRKSGIGGADGKHGLEEYLQTHVVYVETQD, translated from the coding sequence ATGAAAAATCTAAAAATGTTTATCAATGGGAAATTTGTAGAAAATGCTTCTGACAAATGGATCAATGTTCTAAACCCTTCGACTGAAGAAGTTATTTCACTGATGCCCGATGGTAGTGCCGATGATGTAAAAACAGCAATTGATGCAGCAGAAAAGGCGCAGCCTGAGTGGGAAAAAATCCCTGCCGTAGAAAGAGGTAGATATCTTAGAATTATTGCAAGCGGTATCAGGAAAAGAGAAGCTGAACTGACTGATATTATTGTGAGAGAGGGTGGCAAAACGCAGGCATTGGCAAATGTTGAGGTTTTATTTACCGCTGATTATATGGATTACATGGCCGAATGGGCTCGCCGTTATGAAGGTGAAATCATTCAAAGTGACAGACCAAAAGAAAATATATTCCTGTTTAAGAAACCTATTGGTGTAACTACAGGAATCCTTCCCTGGAATTTCCCGTTTTTCTTAATTGCCAGAAAAGCTGCTCCTGCATTGCTTACCGGAAATACGATCGTAATTAAACCTAGTCAGTTAACGCCGGAGAATGCTTATGTGTTTGCTCAGATTGTGGAAGAATCAGGTTTGCCTGCAGGCGTTCTCAATATTGTGTTTGGTAAAGGTTCGGTAGTAGGTCATGAACTGGCTGCTAATCCGAAGGTGGGTATGGTTAGTCTCACCGGAAGTGTGGATGCCGGTCGTCAGACCATGGCTGCTGCTTCAACTAATATCACCAAGGTATCTCTGGAACTAGGTGGAAAAGCTCCTGCTATTGTAATGAATGATGCAGACATTGATTTGGCTGTAAAATGCATTATTGCATCCCGGGTTATTAATACCGGACAGGTTTGCAACTGTTGCGAACGTGTTTATGTGCACAAAGATATAAAGGATGAATTCCAGGAAAAGGTGATTGCTGCAATGAAAAAAGTTACTTTTGGAGATCCAAGCAAAATTAAAGAACTGGATATGGGGCCGCTGATTGATGCCAATTCTCTGAAATCGGTTCAGGATAAAGTGGATAAAGCTGTTAAGCAAGGAGCTAAGATTGCATGTGGCGGTAAGAAAATAGATAAGAAAGGTTATTTCTTTGAACCGACTGTTCTGACAGATGTAACCCACGATATGGATATTGCGCACGAAGAAACCTTTGGTCCGGTGTTGCCAATCATTGAATTTACTGATTTAGATAAAGCTATTGAATGGGCCAACGATTGCGAATATGGACTTACTTCATCTGTATATACAAAGAACCTGAACACTGCGTTGAAGTTGGTTCGTGGATTGAAGTTTGGTGAAACGTATATCAACAGAGAGAACTTTGAGGCAATGCAGGGATTCCATGCCGGATGGCGTAAATCGGGTATTGGTGGTGCTGATGGTAAACACGGCCTGGAAGAGTATTTACAAACTCATGTTGTATATGTTGAAACTCAGGATTGA
- a CDS encoding TonB-dependent receptor produces MKRIIYIFLFICIALTAAAQQKVSLKGKVIDKGKREPVSFASVGIYGTGQGSVTDSLGNFTIKNITPGIYRLQVSAVGYNTVLTPEYILSTKDLFITVELEENVTHLNEVSVTASVFRRNPESPVGLRLIGLQEIEKSPGANRDISRIVQNYAGVGYSPVGYRNDLIVRGGGPSENRFFMDGVEIPNINHFSTQGASGGPVGIINADLIREVGFYTGAFPASRGNALSSVLDFKLRDGNMEKNSMKATLGAAEFSLTSNGHLSKKTTYLASVRQSYLQFLFKALGLPFLPTYTDAQFKIKTRLSQHNEITFLGLTGIDNMKLNTNLTGEKAEYILSYLPTVKQETFTLGSVYKHYAGAHIQTVVLSHSYQNNHLTKYLRNDESTPDNLTLKYGSLDQETKLRVENASTFGTMKVNFGANLDHTQYTNTTFQKAYTNQSKTYNYHTFLDMVRWGFFGTMNYESPDERMTVSLGVRGDACNYTSQMNKLSNQLSPRLSLSYQIVGDVYFSGNVGRYYQLPAYTALGYKDNNGIYLNKGLGYVTVDQYSAGLTYKHSENLQITAEGFYKKYDKIPFSVNDNIPLADKGADYGVVGNEELTPTAQGRSYGVELMAKWIIVKKLNLSSALTLFKSEYRKDEQSQYIASSWDNKYIFNLGGTYNFSNNWSFGAKISSIGGAPYTPYDVNKSSLVTAWDAQGRAYYDYSRYNTERLSAYTRIDLRVDKTFYLKKYMLGFYIDLQNITGSQIKQADALMSTGVIENPSAPAGQQRYKMKYISQDSGTVIPTLGVTFEF; encoded by the coding sequence ATGAAACGGATAATCTATATATTCCTATTTATATGTATCGCTCTAACAGCGGCTGCCCAACAGAAAGTTTCATTAAAAGGTAAAGTGATTGATAAAGGAAAGCGCGAACCGGTTTCCTTTGCCAGTGTAGGCATTTACGGTACAGGCCAAGGCTCTGTAACCGATTCTCTGGGAAACTTTACCATTAAAAATATTACACCGGGAATCTATCGTTTGCAGGTTTCGGCAGTGGGATACAACACTGTGCTTACTCCTGAATACATTCTTTCCACAAAAGATCTTTTCATCACCGTGGAACTGGAAGAAAATGTGACTCACCTGAATGAAGTCAGCGTCACTGCTTCCGTTTTCAGAAGGAATCCCGAGAGTCCGGTGGGCCTTCGTCTTATCGGATTACAGGAAATAGAAAAGAGTCCCGGTGCCAACCGCGACATTTCACGTATTGTGCAGAACTATGCAGGTGTGGGATACTCGCCGGTGGGATACCGTAACGATCTGATTGTTCGCGGAGGCGGTCCTTCGGAAAACCGCTTCTTTATGGATGGAGTGGAGATTCCCAATATCAATCACTTCAGTACGCAGGGAGCATCCGGCGGTCCGGTAGGTATTATCAATGCCGACCTTATCCGTGAAGTGGGATTCTACACAGGAGCCTTCCCAGCAAGTCGTGGAAATGCGTTGAGTTCCGTGCTCGATTTCAAGTTGCGTGACGGAAACATGGAAAAGAACTCCATGAAAGCCACTCTTGGAGCAGCAGAATTTTCTCTTACTTCCAACGGACATCTGAGCAAAAAAACAACTTATTTGGCTTCTGTCCGTCAGTCATACCTGCAATTCCTTTTCAAAGCTCTGGGATTGCCCTTTCTGCCAACATACACCGATGCACAGTTTAAAATTAAAACGCGCCTTTCTCAACATAATGAGATTACATTCCTTGGACTTACAGGTATTGACAACATGAAACTCAATACAAATCTCACGGGTGAAAAAGCAGAATACATACTCAGTTACCTGCCCACTGTTAAGCAGGAAACATTCACCCTTGGTTCGGTCTACAAACATTATGCAGGCGCACATATCCAGACTGTGGTTTTGAGTCACAGCTATCAGAACAATCACCTCACTAAGTATCTCAGAAATGATGAAAGCACTCCTGATAATCTGACCTTGAAATATGGTTCGCTGGATCAAGAGACTAAACTACGCGTAGAAAATGCCTCCACCTTCGGAACAATGAAAGTGAACTTCGGAGCAAATCTGGACCACACTCAATATACCAATACTACTTTTCAGAAGGCATATACCAATCAATCGAAGACATACAACTACCACACTTTTCTGGATATGGTCAGATGGGGATTCTTTGGAACCATGAATTATGAATCGCCCGATGAACGGATGACTGTTTCGCTGGGAGTAAGAGGCGATGCCTGCAATTATACCTCACAGATGAATAAGCTCAGCAATCAGCTTTCGCCAAGGTTATCCCTATCCTACCAGATTGTCGGCGATGTTTATTTCAGTGGAAATGTAGGCCGATATTATCAGTTGCCGGCTTATACCGCACTGGGCTACAAAGATAACAACGGAATTTACCTCAATAAAGGTCTGGGATATGTAACGGTTGACCAGTACAGTGCCGGGCTGACTTACAAGCACAGTGAGAATCTACAGATTACCGCCGAAGGATTCTACAAGAAGTATGATAAAATTCCTTTTTCCGTTAATGATAACATCCCACTTGCAGATAAAGGAGCTGACTATGGCGTAGTGGGAAACGAAGAACTCACACCCACTGCTCAGGGGCGATCATACGGAGTTGAGTTGATGGCGAAATGGATTATTGTGAAAAAGCTGAATCTATCCTCTGCCCTTACCCTCTTTAAAAGTGAATACAGAAAAGACGAGCAAAGTCAGTACATCGCTTCTTCGTGGGATAACAAATACATCTTTAATCTGGGTGGTACCTATAATTTCTCTAATAACTGGAGCTTCGGAGCAAAAATCAGCAGCATAGGCGGTGCGCCCTACACACCTTATGATGTGAACAAGTCTTCACTGGTAACCGCATGGGATGCGCAAGGACGTGCATATTATGATTATTCCAGATACAATACCGAACGTTTATCTGCCTATACCCGCATAGACCTGAGAGTTGACAAGACTTTCTATTTAAAGAAATACATGCTTGGTTTCTACATTGATTTGCAGAACATAACCGGAAGCCAGATTAAGCAAGCCGATGCCTTAATGAGTACCGGAGTAATTGAAAATCCTTCTGCACCAGCAGGTCAGCAACGGTATAAAATGAAATACATTAGTCAGGATAGCGGTACGGTGATTCCTACTTTGGGAGTTACTTTTGAGTTTTAG
- a CDS encoding alpha/beta hydrolase family protein — MKNRIFSLSFLLLFAFVVSVSAAKVDTLLVKSPSMNKDVKVVVIAPDGTKASKNATYPVLYLLHGYSGNAKSWIELKPNLPEIVDQNKIIIVCPDGKNSWYWDSPKDPSYKYETFVSDELVKYVDAHYKTIADKKGRAITGLSMGGHGALWLAFRHKDIFGAAGSTSGGVDIRPFPTNWEMSKQLGEFAANKKSWDEHTVINQIDKIENGDLAIIIDCGESDFFLNVNKDLHERLLGRKIDHDFITRPGVHNGKYWNNSIDYQLLFFKKFFER, encoded by the coding sequence ATGAAAAACCGTATTTTTTCTTTATCCTTTCTGCTGCTGTTTGCTTTTGTAGTAAGCGTAAGTGCGGCAAAAGTAGACACTCTACTAGTGAAAAGTCCTTCCATGAACAAAGATGTTAAGGTGGTAGTCATTGCACCCGATGGTACTAAAGCATCAAAGAATGCAACTTATCCGGTTCTTTATCTCTTGCATGGCTACAGTGGTAATGCCAAAAGCTGGATAGAACTAAAACCAAATCTACCAGAAATTGTCGATCAGAATAAGATAATCATTGTATGCCCTGACGGTAAAAATAGTTGGTACTGGGACAGTCCCAAAGATCCTTCTTATAAATATGAAACATTTGTTTCTGATGAACTGGTAAAGTATGTGGATGCTCATTATAAAACTATTGCCGACAAGAAAGGACGTGCCATTACCGGTCTCAGCATGGGTGGTCACGGAGCATTGTGGCTGGCTTTCCGTCATAAAGATATATTTGGTGCGGCAGGAAGTACCAGTGGTGGAGTAGATATTCGTCCTTTCCCTACAAATTGGGAAATGAGCAAACAGTTGGGTGAATTTGCTGCCAACAAGAAGTCATGGGATGAACACACAGTAATCAATCAGATAGATAAGATTGAGAACGGTGACCTGGCAATTATCATCGACTGTGGCGAGAGTGATTTCTTCCTTAACGTGAACAAGGATCTTCACGAACGTTTACTGGGACGGAAGATTGATCATGATTTTATTACCCGTCCTGGAGTTCATAACGGTAAATACTGGAATAACTCCATTGATTATCAGCTTCTGTTCTTCAAGAAGTTCTTTGAGAGATAA
- a CDS encoding S41 family peptidase: MNNKLYILIVLLGTTISTLFTSCKGDDRSLEYRDTEGVNSQIYSLMDSVYLWYNEIPASSKLNFYANPDVFFYTILSSKEKKNNSYYSWIEQKKVATKSIDESSSYGFEFLSYTTDTTRYARVLYVLPGSPASDAGLKRGDWILSFDGKKITSSNYTELLTGSGINLTLGVFTGNAKTPFAESGTLTLAAARAVNNDPILVNKVFTSTSGSKIAYLMYNRFSTGPGDNADDNTYENELRQVFAAYKSQNVQDFILDLRYNPGGYLSTSQLLSTMLAPSSALGKTFCVTKFNAKMNPAQYTFTFNSSLIKDGANLNLSRLYVLVSNYTASASEALINGLKPFMNVTLIGATTEGKNLGSQAYEFSEFNWTIHPIICMVYNAEDKSDYASGFTPDLVLNESADYNAFRELGNENEIMLKQALALINGASVAKAASTRSVSIGLNIGQSSLDRKKTNGAWLAPVKR, translated from the coding sequence ATGAACAACAAATTATATATTCTCATTGTTCTCCTGGGAACAACAATTTCCACTCTGTTCACCTCCTGCAAAGGAGATGACAGATCACTGGAATACAGAGACACTGAAGGTGTGAATTCTCAGATTTACAGTTTAATGGACAGCGTTTATCTTTGGTATAACGAAATTCCTGCAAGCAGCAAACTTAATTTTTATGCCAATCCGGATGTATTCTTCTATACCATACTATCCAGTAAGGAAAAAAAGAATAACAGTTATTACTCCTGGATAGAGCAGAAAAAAGTTGCAACCAAAAGCATAGACGAAAGTTCATCTTACGGATTTGAGTTTTTGAGCTATACCACAGACACTACACGCTATGCCCGGGTGCTTTATGTACTTCCGGGAAGCCCAGCCAGTGATGCCGGACTTAAACGTGGCGACTGGATTCTTTCCTTTGATGGGAAAAAGATAACCAGTTCAAATTATACTGAGCTACTTACCGGAAGCGGAATAAATCTTACCTTGGGAGTATTCACTGGCAATGCAAAAACTCCATTTGCAGAAAGCGGCACACTTACCTTAGCAGCAGCACGGGCGGTGAACAATGATCCTATTCTGGTAAATAAGGTGTTCACCAGTACTTCGGGAAGTAAGATAGCTTACCTTATGTACAACCGCTTCTCTACAGGGCCGGGTGATAATGCTGATGATAATACTTACGAGAACGAGTTACGCCAGGTATTTGCTGCCTACAAGAGCCAGAATGTGCAGGACTTTATTCTCGATCTACGCTACAATCCGGGAGGATATCTATCCACCAGTCAGCTGCTTAGTACTATGCTGGCTCCCAGCTCGGCACTTGGCAAAACATTCTGTGTTACAAAATTTAATGCTAAAATGAATCCTGCTCAATACACCTTTACCTTTAACAGCAGTTTAATAAAAGATGGGGCAAATCTGAATCTTTCCCGCCTGTATGTATTGGTAAGCAACTACACAGCCTCAGCATCTGAAGCGCTGATCAACGGATTGAAACCGTTTATGAACGTTACATTAATAGGAGCCACTACGGAAGGAAAGAATCTGGGATCGCAGGCTTATGAATTCAGCGAATTTAACTGGACCATTCATCCTATTATATGCATGGTCTATAATGCGGAAGATAAGTCTGATTATGCCAGTGGATTTACACCAGATTTAGTGCTGAATGAATCGGCAGATTATAATGCTTTCAGGGAACTGGGAAATGAAAACGAGATTATGCTGAAGCAGGCGCTTGCATTAATAAATGGTGCCAGCGTCGCTAAAGCCGCCAGCACCAGATCTGTATCTATCGGATTGAATATCGGTCAATCATCTTTGGACAGAAAGAAGACAAACGGAGCATGGTTAGCTCCTGTAAAGAGATAA
- the cysK gene encoding cysteine synthase A: MAKIAKQLTDLIGNTPLLELSHFNAVKNLQATVIAKLEYFNPAGSVKDRAAFAMIQSAEEKGLLKANSVIVEPTSGNMGVGLAFVSAVKKYKLILTMPDTMSVERRNLLKALGATIVLTPGAEGMKGAIAKATEIKNETPDAVILQQFENPANPEIHSKTTGEEVWRDTDGEVDIFVAGVGTGGTVSGVGETLKRHNPNVKIVAVEPLDSPVLSGGKSGPHKIQGIGAGFVPGNFKIEVVDEILQVSNDDAIRTGRELASQEGLLVGISSGAAVFAAVELAKRPENAGKKIVVLLPDTGERYLSTLLYAFEEYPL, from the coding sequence ATGGCAAAGATCGCAAAACAATTAACAGACTTGATAGGAAACACTCCTTTGTTGGAACTTTCTCATTTTAATGCAGTTAAGAATCTGCAGGCAACAGTGATTGCTAAACTTGAGTACTTTAATCCTGCCGGTAGTGTGAAAGACCGTGCGGCGTTTGCAATGATTCAGAGTGCTGAGGAAAAAGGCTTGCTGAAAGCAAATAGTGTGATTGTAGAACCAACCAGTGGAAACATGGGAGTGGGACTGGCATTTGTTTCGGCCGTTAAAAAATATAAACTGATATTGACCATGCCCGACACCATGAGTGTGGAAAGAAGAAATCTGCTTAAAGCTCTTGGCGCAACAATTGTTCTTACTCCAGGTGCGGAAGGAATGAAAGGTGCTATTGCAAAGGCTACTGAAATAAAGAACGAAACTCCGGATGCAGTAATTCTGCAACAGTTTGAGAATCCTGCTAACCCGGAAATTCATAGTAAAACTACCGGAGAAGAGGTTTGGAGAGATACCGATGGTGAGGTGGACATCTTTGTAGCTGGTGTAGGAACAGGCGGAACTGTTTCCGGAGTAGGAGAGACATTGAAGAGACATAATCCGAATGTGAAGATTGTAGCTGTTGAACCTTTGGATTCACCGGTATTATCGGGAGGAAAATCGGGTCCGCATAAGATTCAGGGAATTGGAGCTGGATTCGTACCTGGAAACTTTAAGATAGAAGTGGTGGATGAAATTCTTCAGGTGAGCAATGACGATGCAATCCGTACCGGTCGTGAACTGGCTTCTCAGGAAGGTTTGCTTGTAGGTATCTCATCAGGTGCAGCAGTCTTTGCAGCAGTTGAACTTGCTAAACGACCTGAAAACGCAGGAAAGAAAATTGTAGTATTGCTACCCGATACCGGAGAACGCTATCTTTCAACTCTTCTTTATGCATTTGAAGAATATCCATTATAA